The following proteins are encoded in a genomic region of Pirellulales bacterium:
- a CDS encoding metalloregulator ArsR/SmtB family transcription factor, producing the protein MTPKAAISVDQTFRAFADPTRLRILHLLRGGELCVCDLVDVLELPQPKVSRHLAYLRRAGLVTARKDRYWSYYELAAPRGELHRRLLECLSCCFQDVSELAKDSKRLAVLSRCCR; encoded by the coding sequence ATGACACCCAAAGCCGCAATTTCTGTCGATCAGACGTTTCGCGCCTTCGCCGACCCCACGCGGCTGCGCATCTTGCATCTGTTGCGCGGCGGCGAACTATGTGTTTGCGACCTGGTCGACGTGTTGGAACTGCCCCAGCCGAAGGTTTCGCGGCACCTGGCTTACCTGCGTCGCGCGGGGTTGGTCACCGCGCGCAAGGACCGTTACTGGAGCTATTACGAATTGGCCGCGCCGCGCGGAGAACTTCATCGGCGGCTCTTGGAGTGCCTGTCGTGCTGCTTTCAGGATGTTTCTGAACTAGCCAAGGATTCCAAGCGTCTCGCCGTGCTCTCGCGCTGCTGCCGATAG
- a CDS encoding CHAT domain-containing protein: MAILSLVALGIHLVPSSPQALAQQDRIATAKRETQQFTDLRTAGKLDEAEKYIKGLIERYRRAGDSQLQWFLTYHLADLYLQQDRSPEALPLAEAAAPGCIEHWGPKHPIAGSALTLLGRVYSDQLRLNEALALYQRAREIAVATNGPNSKQVIHIDGFISSDLAHLGRYQEAERLRLRTLAWERQQSKGRATVGIGVELHNLANLYYKQARHKDAEALLLEACKVYEQAGLAKSLYSAKALNLLGDVNQAMNRYAEAVGYFQQSHELFVQLLGPEHPQAAIQGALADCYSFLGKHAEAAAIFEQSLKSAEAYYGADSTQVYDIKHSMLTLYFLQEKYDMAEQLSSELVNYADRPQVPRQVLVRALAIRALAARRLNKLDDACRFDARAVELSEEEIATLSGGEQQWAESMSAGYYRYSCAAIDHLRIKKIAEGFAFSERGRGRTLIDQMALGHVDLYAGMPAEQARRLRAGYDKLQNQTTDLERRVRAVADQSDLSADEKRGQLGLLGAQLQASRKEQAVAYSYIRNESPALRRITGQNFTGVSLADMQSYLKREEALLLYYVVAPDEIALMVCDGEEQVGLFRLTPPDLDESNAFGTKAVAELLVNADQTGAVQLLADPTSEQAFIPKLSALAKLLIPDEVQAALREKQYRRLLIVPDGPLSMLPFEALVLEEAPRTEYLLDIAPPISYTLSATILMNLQERPAVEIPADRDPVLAIGDPAYGESHGAQSERVAALDDTFRRRGGRLLRLPYSGLEATWVAETFKKHGMKASVLRDRSATEAAVRAHAPNRRIVHMACHGLADDETGNFFGALALAPGRAARSNPRDDGFLTLTELYELDLRACELAILSACQTNYGPQHGGEGIWALSRSFLVAGSRRVVASNWLVDDKAGASLISYFCGALVKQPKNETDYAQALMEAKRWTRGQTQWGHPYFWATFVLIGPR, encoded by the coding sequence TTGGCGATCCTGTCGCTCGTCGCACTGGGCATACACCTGGTTCCGAGCTCACCGCAGGCGCTGGCCCAACAAGACCGCATCGCCACAGCGAAGCGCGAAACCCAGCAGTTCACCGACCTTCGCACCGCGGGCAAGCTGGATGAGGCCGAAAAATACATCAAAGGCCTGATCGAAAGATACCGCCGGGCCGGCGATTCCCAGCTCCAGTGGTTTCTTACCTACCACCTCGCCGACTTGTACTTACAACAGGACCGTAGCCCCGAGGCATTGCCGCTGGCCGAGGCGGCGGCACCGGGCTGTATTGAGCATTGGGGTCCCAAGCATCCTATTGCCGGCAGCGCGCTCACCCTACTGGGGCGAGTCTACAGCGACCAACTGCGGTTGAATGAAGCGCTCGCGCTCTACCAGCGGGCCCGAGAGATTGCTGTCGCCACAAATGGCCCGAATAGCAAGCAAGTGATTCACATCGACGGTTTTATTTCGAGCGACTTGGCGCATTTGGGACGGTATCAAGAAGCGGAACGCCTCCGCTTACGAACACTCGCGTGGGAAAGGCAACAAAGCAAAGGCCGAGCCACCGTGGGGATAGGCGTCGAGCTCCACAACCTGGCAAACCTTTATTACAAGCAGGCCCGGCACAAGGATGCCGAAGCATTGCTCTTGGAAGCATGCAAGGTTTACGAGCAAGCCGGTTTGGCGAAAAGCTTGTATAGCGCCAAGGCACTCAACCTGTTGGGTGACGTCAATCAGGCGATGAATCGCTACGCCGAGGCGGTAGGCTATTTCCAGCAATCCCACGAATTGTTTGTTCAATTGCTGGGTCCTGAACACCCGCAGGCTGCGATCCAAGGTGCGCTGGCCGACTGCTACAGCTTCCTGGGCAAGCACGCCGAGGCCGCCGCAATCTTCGAGCAGTCTTTGAAATCTGCCGAAGCTTATTATGGCGCCGACAGCACGCAGGTCTACGACATCAAGCACTCGATGTTGACGCTGTACTTTTTGCAAGAAAAGTATGACATGGCCGAACAGCTCTCCAGTGAGCTGGTGAACTATGCCGATCGCCCGCAGGTTCCCCGCCAAGTTCTGGTGCGTGCGCTTGCCATCCGAGCGCTTGCCGCCCGCCGTCTGAACAAGCTCGACGACGCTTGCCGCTTCGACGCCCGAGCCGTGGAACTATCGGAGGAGGAGATCGCCACCTTGTCCGGTGGCGAGCAACAGTGGGCTGAGTCGATGTCGGCCGGCTACTACCGTTACAGTTGCGCCGCCATTGATCATTTGAGAATCAAAAAAATTGCCGAGGGCTTTGCCTTTAGCGAGCGCGGCCGTGGTCGCACGTTGATCGACCAGATGGCGCTGGGGCACGTCGACCTGTATGCCGGGATGCCGGCCGAGCAAGCCCGACGACTTCGCGCGGGCTACGACAAGTTGCAAAACCAAACCACGGACCTCGAACGCCGCGTTAGGGCCGTGGCTGATCAAAGTGATCTTTCCGCCGACGAGAAACGTGGACAACTAGGGCTGCTTGGCGCGCAACTGCAAGCGTCGCGCAAGGAACAAGCCGTGGCGTACTCGTACATCCGCAACGAAAGTCCGGCGCTGCGCCGTATTACAGGCCAGAACTTCACCGGCGTATCGCTCGCCGACATGCAATCCTATCTCAAACGCGAGGAGGCCCTTCTGCTGTATTACGTGGTGGCTCCGGACGAGATTGCGCTCATGGTCTGCGATGGCGAAGAACAGGTCGGTCTGTTTCGGCTCACACCACCGGACTTGGACGAAAGCAACGCGTTTGGCACGAAAGCTGTCGCAGAGCTGTTGGTCAACGCTGATCAGACGGGGGCGGTACAGTTGCTGGCCGATCCCACGTCGGAGCAAGCCTTCATTCCCAAGCTGAGTGCCCTGGCAAAGCTTCTCATCCCCGACGAGGTTCAGGCCGCCCTTCGTGAGAAACAATATCGTCGGCTACTGATCGTGCCCGACGGCCCGCTGTCGATGCTGCCGTTCGAGGCGCTGGTGCTGGAAGAAGCACCACGGACTGAATATCTGCTGGATATTGCACCGCCGATCAGTTACACGCTGTCGGCGACCATCTTGATGAACCTGCAAGAGCGGCCCGCCGTTGAAATCCCTGCCGATCGCGATCCGGTTTTAGCGATTGGGGACCCGGCCTATGGCGAGAGTCATGGTGCGCAAAGCGAACGAGTTGCCGCGCTCGATGACACCTTCCGTCGTCGCGGTGGTCGATTATTGCGATTACCTTATTCTGGGCTGGAAGCGACCTGGGTGGCCGAAACCTTTAAGAAGCATGGCATGAAGGCCAGTGTGCTCCGTGATCGCTCGGCCACCGAAGCCGCGGTCCGCGCGCATGCGCCCAACCGACGGATTGTGCACATGGCCTGTCACGGCTTGGCCGACGACGAAACGGGCAATTTCTTCGGCGCGCTGGCGCTGGCCCCAGGCCGCGCAGCAAGATCTAATCCCCGCGATGACGGCTTCCTCACATTGACCGAGTTGTACGAACTTGACCTGCGGGCCTGCGAGCTGGCGATTCTAAGCGCCTGCCAGACCAACTACGGCCCTCAGCATGGCGGGGAAGGTATCTGGGCCTTGTCGCGCAGCTTTTTGGTTGCGGGCTCGCGGCGGGTCGTTGCCAGCAACTGGCTGGTCGATGACAAGGCGGGCGCTAGTCTTATCAGTTACTTTTGTGGCGCGCTCGTCAAACAGCCGAAAAATGAGACCGACTATGCCCAAGCCCTCATGGAAGCCAAGCGTTGGACGCGTGGACAAACCCAATGGGGACATCCCTATTTTTGGGCGACATTCGTGCTGATCGGGCCACGTTGA
- the kdsA gene encoding 3-deoxy-8-phosphooctulonate synthase, whose product MKTVPNAVAQVGSYRCGGGQPLLLIAGPCVLESKDLSLTIAERLKTLTARLPLQLVFKASFDKANRTSKASYRGLGLDEGLRILAEVRDATGLPVTTDIHESQQAAPAAEVCDLLQIPAFLCRQTDLLVAAARTGKAVNVKKAQFLAPWDMKHVVAKLEQAGCKNVLLCERGTFFGYGRLVNDMRAIPQMQSLGVPVIFDATHSVQEPGGLGGSTGGNRAMVEPLARAATVIGADGLFFETHPDPDRSPSDGPNMVPLDAFGPLLERIVALRRAVESFGA is encoded by the coding sequence ATGAAAACAGTGCCAAACGCCGTTGCTCAAGTCGGTTCGTATCGATGCGGCGGCGGCCAGCCGCTGTTGCTGATCGCCGGTCCTTGCGTGCTGGAAAGCAAGGACTTGTCGCTCACGATTGCCGAGCGATTGAAGACGTTGACCGCTCGGTTGCCGCTGCAATTGGTCTTCAAGGCCTCGTTCGACAAGGCAAACCGCACTAGCAAGGCGTCGTATCGCGGGCTCGGACTGGACGAAGGACTGCGGATTTTGGCCGAGGTTCGGGACGCGACCGGGCTGCCGGTCACCACCGACATCCACGAGTCGCAACAGGCGGCGCCGGCGGCCGAGGTGTGCGATTTGTTGCAGATTCCGGCGTTTTTATGTCGTCAAACCGACCTGTTGGTGGCAGCGGCGCGAACCGGTAAAGCGGTCAACGTGAAAAAGGCGCAGTTTTTGGCCCCCTGGGATATGAAGCACGTCGTGGCCAAACTGGAACAAGCCGGCTGTAAGAATGTCTTGCTCTGCGAACGGGGGACGTTCTTTGGCTATGGCCGACTGGTGAACGACATGCGGGCGATCCCGCAGATGCAAAGTCTGGGCGTGCCCGTGATCTTCGACGCCACTCACAGCGTACAAGAACCAGGGGGGCTTGGTGGTTCGACGGGGGGCAATCGCGCGATGGTTGAGCCATTGGCCCGCGCGGCGACCGTAATTGGCGCCGACGGACTGTTTTTTGAGACGCATCCTGATCCCGACCGTTCGCCGAGCGACGGTCCCAACATGGTTCCGCTCGACGCCTTCGGCCCGCTGCTGGAGCGGATCGTCGCGCTGCGTCGCGCGGTGGAGAGTTTTGGTGCTTGA
- the arsM gene encoding arsenite methyltransferase, which produces MSMEKLVQAKYAEVAQSGLSTAHDGVRAVAEAFGYCAEQLAAIPAEANMGLSCGNPTAFASLRPGETVVDLGCGGGLDVLLAARKVGPQGKVIGIDMTPEMLALAQKNAARQGTANVEFHLTTIDRLPLADASVDCVISNCVINLASDKRAVFREMARVLKPGGRLAVSDIALKQPLPAEVGENLLAYVGCIAGAIAMEEYQAGLTDAGFKEVAIIDSGSDLNAYAQVESQAACCSPAMNSQLPVVERGTTRLHTEMRELLSRYNANDYAASVRVYAIKP; this is translated from the coding sequence ATGTCCATGGAAAAGCTCGTACAAGCGAAGTATGCCGAGGTGGCGCAGAGCGGACTGTCGACGGCCCATGATGGGGTGCGCGCCGTGGCCGAGGCGTTTGGCTACTGCGCAGAGCAACTGGCCGCGATCCCGGCCGAGGCCAACATGGGGCTTTCGTGCGGCAACCCGACGGCGTTCGCAAGTCTGCGCCCTGGTGAAACCGTGGTCGATCTGGGCTGCGGTGGTGGGCTCGACGTGCTGTTGGCCGCGCGCAAGGTAGGGCCGCAAGGCAAGGTGATCGGCATTGACATGACGCCGGAAATGCTGGCTTTGGCCCAGAAGAACGCCGCGCGGCAAGGAACTGCAAATGTCGAGTTTCACTTGACCACCATCGATCGCTTGCCGCTCGCCGATGCGTCGGTCGATTGCGTAATCAGCAACTGCGTCATCAACCTGGCGAGCGACAAGCGCGCGGTGTTTCGCGAGATGGCCCGCGTGCTCAAGCCCGGTGGACGGTTGGCCGTGAGCGACATCGCGCTCAAGCAACCGCTGCCTGCGGAGGTGGGAGAGAACTTGCTGGCCTATGTTGGCTGCATTGCCGGCGCGATCGCCATGGAGGAATACCAGGCGGGTCTGACCGACGCGGGATTCAAAGAGGTCGCCATCATCGATTCAGGCAGCGATCTCAATGCGTACGCGCAGGTCGAGTCGCAAGCCGCGTGCTGTTCGCCGGCGATGAATTCCCAGTTGCCTGTCGTTGAACGTGGCACGACAAGACTGCATACCGAGATGCGCGAACTATTGAGTCGGTACAACGCGAACGACTACGCCGCCAGCGTGAGGGTGTACGCCATCAAGCCGTAG